A part of Sulfurimonas sp. HSL-1716 genomic DNA contains:
- the infB gene encoding translation initiation factor IF-2 has product MEKVRVHEIAKELGVTSKEVVKKATDMGLELKTASSTVSMEEAEKIVNYIMNGADSDMPQKTASADEKSEKSEKTADSSVKKDMKPADAKEKQKKDAKKPQTSKEDEDRNDPSDKEIKKDEKKMPITMAAPVKTSGLKIVKKKKPKPEDDVKISTHDDNSLKAVSNYGKMSAEALAELNSRKKKNKPAPSVTNKKQSGGMKLDIFGESLSELSMDYDEDEVVLVDLNASTMNEVKVEEPKKPKTPKPIGRNSGKKQGSKQPRKVSRDKRKKYVKDKVSDEIVTHVEIPEDIRVYEFAEKINRPMTDIIKVLFDLGMMMTKNDFLGKDEIEILAEEFGVEVTTIDPKDAFNYEESYEEEVIEEDGNTVERPPVITIMGHVDHGKTSLLDAIRSAKVADGEAGGITQHIGAYTVKQNGKWITFLDTPGHAAFSSMRQRGANLTDIIVIVVAADDGVKPQTLEAVKIAKDSGVPIIVALNKMDKENANPDMVKGQMAEQGLNPVDWGGDIEFIPMSAKKGEGIDELLENILLTAEVLELKANEDTNAKAVVVESSLEKGRGPVATVIVQNGTLRVGDYVVCGQSYGRVKAIINDQKQQIKALKPSHTAVVVGLNEVPSAGETMIAMNSDKEAREYAQKRYEYERRKELSHSTKTTLDELTSLIAEGKLKTLKIVLKTDVHGSLEAIRGALSELRNDEVKVDIISSGVGGITENDVELVANSQNCALLGFNVRPTGSVKAAAKQKGVDIRTYSVIYQLIDDVTGMLTGMMSPKFTETNTGQAEVRDTFKIPKGGMVAGCVVVDGKLVRGGLVRVIREGVVAYEGELTSLKRFKDDVAEVGNGYECGVVIKGYDDVRVGDVIETFTKVETKVSL; this is encoded by the coding sequence ATGGAAAAAGTTAGAGTACACGAAATAGCAAAAGAACTTGGGGTTACATCTAAAGAAGTTGTTAAAAAAGCTACGGATATGGGTCTAGAATTAAAAACTGCTTCAAGCACGGTTTCGATGGAAGAAGCTGAGAAGATAGTAAATTATATTATGAACGGTGCCGATAGCGATATGCCTCAAAAAACGGCTTCTGCCGATGAAAAAAGCGAAAAAAGTGAAAAAACTGCCGATTCTTCAGTGAAAAAAGATATGAAACCGGCAGACGCTAAAGAGAAGCAGAAAAAAGATGCCAAAAAACCTCAAACGTCAAAAGAGGATGAAGATAGAAACGATCCTTCCGACAAAGAGATAAAAAAAGATGAGAAAAAGATGCCTATCACTATGGCTGCACCGGTAAAAACTTCCGGCTTGAAAATAGTGAAAAAGAAAAAGCCCAAACCTGAAGACGATGTTAAAATAAGTACTCATGACGATAACTCCCTAAAAGCTGTTTCCAACTACGGCAAGATGAGCGCCGAAGCTTTAGCCGAACTCAACTCCCGCAAAAAGAAAAACAAACCGGCTCCGTCCGTAACGAATAAAAAACAGTCCGGCGGGATGAAACTGGATATTTTCGGAGAGAGTCTGAGCGAACTTTCTATGGACTATGACGAGGATGAAGTTGTATTGGTTGACCTAAATGCAAGTACAATGAATGAAGTCAAAGTTGAAGAGCCGAAAAAACCTAAAACACCAAAACCTATCGGAAGAAATTCCGGTAAGAAACAGGGGAGTAAACAGCCTCGTAAAGTATCGCGCGACAAGCGTAAGAAATATGTGAAAGATAAGGTTTCAGATGAAATAGTGACACATGTCGAGATCCCTGAAGATATCCGCGTATATGAGTTTGCGGAGAAGATAAACCGTCCTATGACAGATATCATAAAAGTTCTTTTCGATCTTGGTATGATGATGACCAAAAACGACTTCCTCGGCAAAGACGAGATAGAGATTTTGGCCGAAGAGTTCGGTGTAGAAGTAACTACGATCGATCCAAAAGATGCCTTTAATTATGAAGAATCGTATGAAGAAGAGGTGATCGAAGAGGATGGAAATACGGTAGAGCGTCCTCCTGTCATAACGATTATGGGTCACGTCGATCACGGTAAGACATCACTTCTAGATGCCATTAGAAGTGCTAAGGTTGCAGACGGCGAGGCCGGCGGGATTACTCAGCATATTGGTGCGTATACCGTAAAACAAAACGGCAAATGGATAACGTTCTTAGATACTCCGGGCCACGCGGCATTTAGCTCGATGCGTCAGCGCGGGGCGAACCTGACGGATATTATCGTTATCGTCGTTGCTGCCGATGACGGTGTGAAGCCTCAAACGCTCGAAGCTGTAAAAATAGCAAAAGATTCAGGTGTTCCAATCATAGTCGCGCTTAACAAGATGGATAAAGAGAACGCCAACCCGGATATGGTAAAAGGACAGATGGCAGAACAGGGTCTAAACCCTGTCGATTGGGGTGGAGATATCGAATTTATACCTATGTCGGCGAAAAAAGGCGAAGGTATCGATGAACTTTTGGAAAATATTCTCTTGACCGCTGAAGTTTTAGAACTCAAAGCAAACGAAGATACGAACGCAAAGGCGGTCGTCGTCGAGAGCTCCTTGGAAAAAGGCCGCGGACCTGTCGCTACGGTCATTGTTCAAAACGGTACTTTAAGAGTAGGAGATTATGTCGTCTGCGGTCAATCTTACGGGCGTGTCAAAGCGATCATCAACGATCAAAAACAGCAGATAAAAGCGCTTAAGCCGAGTCATACCGCAGTTGTCGTAGGTTTAAACGAAGTCCCTTCCGCCGGTGAAACGATGATAGCGATGAACTCGGACAAAGAAGCGCGCGAGTACGCTCAAAAACGTTATGAGTACGAAAGACGCAAAGAACTTTCACACTCTACGAAAACAACGTTAGACGAGCTTACCTCTCTCATCGCAGAAGGAAAACTCAAAACCCTTAAGATCGTTCTTAAAACGGATGTTCACGGTTCACTCGAAGCGATCCGCGGAGCACTCTCCGAACTTCGTAACGACGAGGTAAAAGTGGATATCATCTCAAGCGGTGTCGGCGGGATTACGGAAAATGACGTGGAACTTGTCGCAAATAGCCAAAATTGTGCGCTTTTAGGTTTTAACGTTCGTCCGACAGGAAGCGTGAAAGCTGCTGCCAAACAAAAAGGTGTCGACATCAGAACATACTCCGTCATCTATCAGTTGATTGACGATGTCACCGGAATGCTTACTGGAATGATGTCTCCTAAATTTACAGAAACAAATACGGGACAAGCTGAAGTGCGTGATACGTTCAAGATACCAAAAGGCGGAATGGTTGCCGGCTGTGTGGTCGTTGACGGTAAACTTGTACGCGGCGGACTTGTCCGTGTTATTCGTGAGGGCGTCGTAGCTTATGAAGGCGAA